In Rattus rattus isolate New Zealand chromosome 3, Rrattus_CSIRO_v1, whole genome shotgun sequence, one genomic interval encodes:
- the Efna3 gene encoding ephrin-A3 isoform X3 yields MVNLSGYRTCNASQGSKRWECNRQHASHSPIKFSEKFQRYSAFSLGYEFHAGQEYYYISTPTHNLHWKCLRMKVFVCCASTSHSGEKPVPTLPQFTMGPNVKINVLEDFEGENPQVPKLEKSISGTSPKREHLPLAVGIAFFLMTLLAS; encoded by the exons ATGGTGAACCTGAGCGGCTACCGCACCTGCAACGCCAGCCAAGGCTCCAAGCGCTGGGAATGCAACCGGCAGCACGCCTCGCACAGCCCCATCAAGTTCTCCGAGAAGTTCCAGCGCTACAGCGCCTTCTCGCTGGGCTATGAATTCCATGCCGGCCAAGAATACTACTATATCT CCACGCCCACTCACAACCTGCATTGGAAGTGTCTGAGGATGAAGGTGTTCGTCTGCTGCGCCTCCA CATCGCATTCCGGGGAGAAGCCGGTCCCCACTCTCCCCCAGTTCACCATGGGCCCCAATGTGAAGATCAACGTGTTGG AAGACTTTGAGGGAGAGAATCCCCAGGTGCCCAAGCTTGAGAAGAGCATCAGTGGGACCAGCCCCAAGCGGGAACACCTGCCTCTGGCCGTGGGCATCGCCTTCTTCCTCATGACGCTCTTGGCCTCCTAG